The nucleotide sequence AACCTAGAAAGGTGATAAAGTGTCACACATTTTCTGATTGCCCACTCTTTACAAAAGTTTTATTCTCTTACAAATGTTAgttattcaatttatttatgattaaaatttttCAGTAAGATTCTTGCTCAATATCATTCATCTTTGTGTTTGGAGCAGTGCATGCAAAAGCTCACAGAGATGCATGTATAAATGCAaagtatatatcaaaatatatgcatgcataaaAGTGTGTATCATAAATATATAAGCATGCATGTATAGCATGATGTACATAGTATTtctatgcatgtgtgtataaatGCATGTGCATATATGGATGTACACATGTATAAAGGTAATGCATGTATCACACAGAAATATATGCAttgtatatgtgaaatatataccATATTCAGTTGATCATTTTTCCATATTCTGTGTTTGCATTCTGTATCACCTACTCATTAATATTTCTTTGTCACCCCAAAATCAGTAGTTGCAAAACCTTCACAGTCATTTATGGACATTGGCAGAgctttgaaaatttttaattgtcTGACACACACATTCCCAGCTGAAATAGAACAAGGCAATATTCTGCCTTCTTTATTCAGCTCTCGTTCTGTAAATAAGTGTCATTTTTGCACCCCACTTAGTGCCacattttttgcatattttgtgcttttttgtttatgattttgctatttaaaatggcCCCCAAATGTAGTGTTAAATTGCTGGTTGGTGTTCCTAagtgcaagaaggctgtgatgttcCTTATGGAGCTAATATGTGTTAGAGAAGCTTCGTTCAGGCAAGTGTTATAGTGCTGTTTTCTATGAGTTcagtgttaatgaatcaacaatatatattaagtgaagtatctttaaacagaaacacacataaaacaaggttatttaTTGATCAGTTGATGAAAATGCTGTGACCAGACTTGCAGGAATCTAACCCTGTATTTACCCTGGGAGGAACAGTTCAGTATTTGCTAATACAGTGTTTATAggactttatagaacataactgCCATGAATAATGAGAGCACACTGTacatattatacacacatacatacaccatCAATAATTTTAGTAAGTGAATGTTGTTTACCATAACACCAATTTATTGTTTTAACagctataaatggaacaacagtGGTCATGGATGATAAAGATCAATTATTTCACCCAATTCCAGGtaagaacaaaatatttcaattgactgggtgcagtggctaatgcctataatcccagcactttgggaggctgaggcaggtggatcacttgagtccaggagttggagaccagcctgggcaacatgacaaaaaccttttctctacaaaaaatgcaaaaattagccggacatggtggcataccattgtactccagcctgggtgacagagtgagaccctgtctcaacaaacaaaccaaaGTACTTCAATTAATAGACACATAAATACTCTTACACATCTTAGTGTCTTTATGATGATACTGTTTTTGGTGTATGAAAGGCGGTATCATGGTGACTAACATCTCAGAGAGGACATTTACTGTTTAGGAGAGTTATAGTTCCTAAGCATTCTTTTTTAGTTATACTTTGCAGATGACCATTACCACCTTCCTGTTTTGTAACATTTATCCCTGAAACCAAATGGAGGAGGTGAGTGAATAATATGTAGAATgcagtcttttttaaaaacagactttatttttagagcagttttgggtttaaagaaaaatttggcAGAAAGTACAGAATTTCCATATTCAACCCTCCTCAGTTTCCCCTACGTCTTGCATgatatggtacatttgttacaatttatGAACCAATAGTGATTCATTATTAAttgaagtccatagtttacattaggattcactctttgTATTATACAGTTctttgggttttgacaaatgcaaaaTATCACGTGTCTACCATCCCAGTATCATACAaaagtttcactgccctaaaatctcctctgcccccatcaaTTCATCCCTTTGTTCCTCTCTCCCCACGAActcctgacaaccactgatctttttactatctctatagttttgccttttctagaatgtcatatagttggagtcatacagtatgtaacctttacagactagcttctttcactttgcaatatgcatttaagattcctcTGTGTTTTCTTGTGGCTTGagagctcatttatttttatcactgatattccattgtatgaatgtacccTACTTcattcatctactgaaggacatcttggttgcttccaattttCGGCAATTATGAAAAAAGCTGCTGTAAACACTTGTGTGCGGggttttatgtggacatatgttttcgaCTCATTTTGGTAAACACCTATGAATATGATTTATGGATCATATAGTAAGACTATgttcaggtgcagtggcttgcctataatcctaccactttggaaGGGCAAGGTGGGAAGATGAGAGTGGTtatttttgtaagaaactaccagACTATCTTCCAAAGTATTTTTGgaattctcaccagcaatgaatgtgAGCCCCTGCTGCTGGATACGGTTTTCATTAATGGcttaattatattaatagaaGTAAAATAAACTCCTGATTTGAATGGAAAACTTCatgaaaaaaacacattaatttcCCCCAGAAAACCTCTCTCCTACAAATAATTGGTTGAAAAATAGGATGATGACATATCTAAGACCTGTCACCTCATTTGTGCGCTGGATTGATAGTTGTGGCCATTTGCCTTGTGGTACTTCAAGAAAATTGAGTGACTTGACTagatgctgtaatcccagcactttgggaggctgaggcaggcggatcacctgaagtcaggcgttcgagacaagcctgacaacatggtgaaaccccgtttctattaaaaatacaaaaaaattagccaggcatggtggcggttgcctgtaattccagctactcaggaggctgaggcaagaaaatagcttgaacctgggaggcagaggttgcagtgagctaagattgcaccactgcactccagcctgggcgacagagcaagactccatctcagaaaaagaaaaaagaaagaaaaaaagaaaagaaaattgagtgATTCTTCTTTGTTTAGAAAAGTTATAAACAGGAATGACAAATGCTGGctcattttataaatactttGCCATTTCTTCTATTTAATAGAGCTTGattgattttattgtttattgagcacatactacaTGTTAGGTGTTGTGGGCACATTATTATGTTAGTCCTCACAGCAACTCCATGAAGTtggtattatcttcattttacagttaagaaaactgaggcttagagagaaaAGCTGCCCACGCTTATAACTAGCTTTTCTGTAACTTCCAGAGATTATGAGTTCCAAACCCTTCTCTAGTTCTGACCATCACCTAGATAAAGAAGATATACTATGAGCacacatctttattaaaaatcctTTCAGGAGACAGAAAAGCAATTCAGGAGCACAGCCCGTTTTAACATAATTTGTCTGATTATTCCCGAAATAATAGACCTCAAAGCATTAAAAGAGTCATTGACAACTGTATACATTTTCATGGTCTAAGGTCACACATTGacaattgtaatttttaaaaatcagagaataTAGACATGGAAGCTTGTCATTGCTTATGACCTAAATATCGTTACCTAGAAAATAGTGAAAACCCTTGGAACTTTTGAGTTGGCAGATGCTGGGGGTTAGctaggggaaaggggagaaatAACGACATATTGTCatcattaaatgtttattaagtgaGATATATATTCAGGCAAATATAAAATTTGGCAGTAAAGCTATCATTTCATTAATAGatttagttaaaaaaaagatTCTTGATATCTCTGGATCCAGACATAATattatatttaacttattttagaaagttaaatgaattgattctatttatttttgtaatgtgAAGTACACTAGATTTAGTCTTTTCAGTAATAAAATGGCAAAACTATCTCTTAAGCCTCAGGGAAGAAGCATTCACTATACCCCACCCTTTtagcttaaaagaaaaatcagtgcaTGATCCAACACTAGAGCATGTACCTTTACCTCCTGAAAGATTGGTCCCTTCGGTGTAAGTCAATCGTTTTGGAAAATAATCTCTTCAGACATGGTAGATTAAATCAGATAAAGTCTGCTATACATTTTGACATCTGGTAATCTGGGTTTGAAACCAGATTTTGCCACTTACTATGTGCAATGGGCAAATACAGAAACTTCCATGATACTGTAAAACGGAGCTAAGGACAGCTCCTTCAGGATTGCTGTGAAGGTTAAAGAGGAAAGTTAAGAGTGTTTGGCGTTAGAGAGTAGCTTTCTCCTTCGCATTGCCTGTGGGATGGGAGGCCTGCCAGTTAGTACTCTGGATGGTGGAGGGCTTGCTTCTCTGTATTTGCTTTGCAATCTTTACTCCTTCAGGAAAACACACTGATCACCCTATTTtccactgtattttctttcttttcagagtCTGATGTGAATGCTACACAGGGAGAAAATCAGCCAGATCTAGAGGATCTGAAGATCAAACTAATGCTGGGAATCTCGTTGATGACCCTCCTCCTCTTTGTGGTCCTCCTGGCATTCTGTAGTGCTACACTGTACAAACTGAGGCATCTGACGTAAGTCTACAGACCTCTGCAGTCTTTACAACAAATGCATGACATCgcattctctccctcctctctttaGTAGATTCTTAGGAATATGTGACCTCTGAATTTATCCACATGGCATTCAAATTGATTCCATTTACTGTATTCAGATGGAGCATTGGGCTGTCTTTAAGGGAATATCCTACTTGAACTTTTTCCCAATAGTCATCCAGAGATAGAAATAACCTTAGTCAATTGGAAAGGATAAAGAGAATCTAGATATGCTCTTTTTTATATAGCCCTGGAACAAATATATTCTGTTCTAAATAGCACATCTGCTTAGCATCTAATGTTTTTTATTCAAGCAAGCCTTGAGACTTTCAAAAAACAGCCAGTCTCTATCACCTTTACACTGTGAGACCTGTCCATTGGCTCTTtcttatcaaaatattaaattcaaCTCAAGCCTGATTAAGggaattatttaacatttttcaggCAGTGTAACAGATTACCTTCAAAAATCCTAACAATTGCTTAATGTTCATAATGATCATTAAttccattcttttcattgtgGTGTTTTTGATGAATGGTGTATTTCTCTGGCTCATTAAAACTGTGATCCTAGGTATTTATTCCCCTTCATTCAATTTCATTGTACATGTTTCTTATTAAACTTTCATTAAGGCAACTTTAACTATTTTAGTAAATTGGTTTATAAATTCTAGAGATTTGAAACATGCTTCAAAGTGTTAAATATAATCAAAttacaatgaaagaaaaactaggctggccgcggtggctcccgcctataatcccagcactttgggaggccgaggcgggcagatcacgaggtgaagagatcaagaccatcctggacaacatggtgaaaccccgtctctactaaaaatacaaaaagtagctgggcatggtggcatgtgcctgtagtccccgctactcggaaggctgaggcaggagaatcatgtgaacctgggaggcggaggttgcagtgagccaagattgcaccactgcactccagcctggtgacagcaagactgtgtctcaaaaaaaaaaaaaaaaaaagaaagaaagaaaagaaaaagaaaaggagaaactatatatcatttatataatgttaCTAAGTAACTAATACACTGGGCAAAATTcgtatattttaatttctgaatgCTTGTCTAAGCTAAGTTACAAATGTacacaattaaaaacaattcttgatatatgttcttttcttcctcagtTATAAAAGTTGTGAGAGTCAATACTCTGTCAACCCAGAGCTGGCCACGATGTCTTACTTTCATCCATCAGAAGGTGTATCAGATACATCCTTTTCCAAGAGTGGAGAGAGCAGCACATTATTGGGCACCACTTCTTCAGATATGAGAAGATCAGGCACAAGAACATCAGAATCTAAGATGATGATGGATATTTCCACAGGCTCAGATGATGAGATGCACTGAGTAAGAGGTGGAACCTGGTGAAGAAATCATACTGATGAATAAATAACTTTAATTCTTTTGTCATCAAGAGAACTTTCTTTATGTCTTCTGTTAATGTCATGAGTTTGAAGCTCTGCTGAGACATTCTGGTGTCTTAAAAGGAGGACAGACTCAATAAAAATTATCTCTCAGTTATAAAATTTAATGGAAAATgcacaagaaaataatttaaggtGTGAGAAACTCATCAAGTAAAAGCATTCCTGGAGAGTgactttgaaagatattttctctaGGCTGGTTCATTTTAAAACAAGGACATTTAGATACTTACCTTCCCCAGGGGTATTTTGAGAACATCAGGGAACTTACCACTACCTGTGCGCCCCCTCACCACCagtgaagcaaaaagaacacaccTGTTCATGTTTTATTGACAAAACAGTTGTGCCATCAAGAGATGAAACTAAATTAGTGGTAGGAACTCCTAGCCTTCTTGAATTGTTTAAAAGTCATCAGGGGCTGCTCTCACATGGCaaagagtaagaaagaaaagatatttttccatttcttttttcttttcttttgagacagagtctcgttctgtctccaggctggagtgcagtggcgcgatcttggctctctgcaacctctgcctcctgggctcaagcaattctcctgcctcagcctcccgagcaactgggattacaggcacacgtcaccacgcctggctactttttgtatttttagtagagatagggcttcatcatgttggccaggatggtctcgatctcttgacctcatgatctgcccgccttggcctcctgaagtgctgggattacaggagtaagccaccgcgcctggccatatttttctatttctaaagtaTCCATAATTGTTTGAGACAACACGGTGTTCCAGAAGAAGAGAGATGAAGAGGGGAATTCCAGCAGGTAATTTCCTAGATGGGGACTCATGGACCCTAAGCCTTTACCATTGAAGtgcccttctttctctcttcccccagGCGTCCAGGATTACTGTGTTCCACTGAAAGAAAAGCaatgcctttcaaagacttatTCAAGTTTATTAGTGACTTTTGTGGCTATCCATACCAAAAGTATTTCAatttacaaagacaaaaaatagggataatgtttcctttttataaattagtttcggctgggcgcagtggctcgtgcctgtaatcccagcactttggaaggcccaggtgggcggatcacaaggtcaggaagttgagaccagcctggctaacatggtgaaaccccgtctctactaaaaatagaaaaattagccgagtgtagtggcacatgcctctaaccctagctactcaggaggctgacgtaaaagaattgcttgaacccaggaggcggaggttgcagtgagctgagatcgcgccactgtactgcagcctgggtgagagagccaaactacatctcagaaagaaaaaaaaaagacattagttTGAAGTGGAGGGGTTTAGGGACATGCATCATGTCTTTTCGGGATATGTATGAATACGGGAGAAGAACTTAGGGCATGTTTCATCACCCTCTTCAATTCTTACCATACCAACAGCTTTCAtttactttgtttcattttcatttacaaTGTTCTAAAGCGCCTACTTTATAATAGGCGCTTTAGAACACTGTATCACATTAAATCCTACTATCTTATGAAAGGTgagtttattttacagataaaaaaacaGAAGTTCGGGTAAGTCAGATAAATTGCCTAAGAGCACCTGCTGTGCTGTGCTTCCAGTCTGAGGTTCTCTCCATGATCCATGAAGGTGAATAGTCAGACTAGCAACAAAAGTCTTTAGGAGCAACACAGGTCCAGTACCCAAGACACATAAGGTTCCTTAACTCGGGTGTTCTTTTGGCTCTTGGGAaactgttttcctttcctttagctTGGGTATCTATAATCCTTCTTCCCCGCGAGAATAAACACACATTTTACTCTCACCTGCCACTTCCCCTACTATCCATTGTCAGAGTCCTTCACTCCGAAGTTTCGCCCCAGACTCCAGCCCAGTCTCGCTCGCCATTGGTTGGGAAAGCTACGGAGCTCCGCCTTTGAGTAGTGATGGGCTATATAAGACGCCATCCTTGCGGGAACAGGCAGCAGGACAGGCGCTCACCTTTGCCTGATCTATACCAACAGTGCTTACAGTTTCTGAGCCAGTGGCGGTGGCCTGGAGCAGCAGCCCACGCTGCCCTCTGCCTGTTACTTTTGCCATTTTCTGTGCCCTTTTGACAGCTCCAAGGATCGGTGCCAGCATTTGTACTGCCAGTTCAGGCATCTGCAGAATGGTAGAAAAGTGAGGGAGGTGGTTGCGGTTGCCTGGAGGTGCTCCAGGTGGAAAGGAGTTGTGTTGAATCCACAGGTGAGAAAGGGACGCGAGAATAGTATCAGGTGGGCTTGGAGAGAGGTTGATAACCAACTATTCCCACGTTTTCTCTCCACCCCTCCTTAGGAGGTGCCAAGAATTTTCCTGATTGGAAAGAGCTGGAAGAGCCACTTTTCAATCATGTAaaaagtagtagtagtagtgCTAATAGTAGTGGTACTTGTCTGTGGTACTAAAGTAAAGCATTGTAGAAAGTTAAGTATAGCATTACTCTGCCTACAATATATAAAATGACCAAAAGGGAtatgttaactatttttaaatgggcTACTCATCCTCAGACAGTTGGCATAGTTTGCCTTGTAAAGTGCAGTGAAGGTATTTTGAGGGGGCTGGAAGGGGAGTGGGCACATGAATGCCAGGAGGTACTGGTGTGTGTGGTCTCTTTTCCGCCCCCTCCTGCTCTAAAAGTGAGAAGAGGGTCTCACAACCAGTGCTGGTTGGGGAGAGGTTATCTGTTTTCTCACTGCTGACCCTCTATGCCATCCATAACTAATCCTTCATTTTCTGGACAGGTTTTCTGGACCTCTGACCTGCTTGCCCTGGAAGGCATCATCAAACCAGTCCCTTTTCAGTCTATCAGTTTCTCCCCGATTCTGAAACTCCTTATTTCCTTTCGCTGATGCTCCCTAATCATCCTCTTCCCCAAACCTCAAAGGGGACTTTCAATTCTGTTCCCCCATCCCCATAGGTGTATTTTGCTGCTTTGTTTTCCTCTCCCTTAACTACTCACAGTGACACAGGTGAACCCCCAAACGGGGGCTCAGTCCGGGAGGGTTCTTGGCCAGGTTCAAGAGCCAGCGAACAGTGAAAGCAAGCAAGTTTTTAAAGAGCAACATACAGCACAAGTGGCGGTTCCATAGGCAGCAGGATATCCCTGGCACAGCAGCACTTGTGGACTGCCGGCTAGCTATATTTATACCTACTTATAATTACAGGCTAAGTAAGGGGTAGTTTGTTCaaaaactttctggaaaagggGCAGGGAGTTTGTGGAACCATATAAAGTAACTTTCTgccattgccatggcatttgtaaactgtcatggcaccgGTGGAAGTGTCTTATAGCATGCAAATGGAGAGCCCAGAGCAGGAGCTACAGCATGGGTTGCTGCTATATTTATACTCACTCTTAATTGCATGCTAATTAAGGGGtgggttattttaaattttctagaaaagGGGCAGGGAGTTCCTGGAATCATACAAGCGAACTTCCAagtgttgccatggcatttgtgaaCTGCCAGGGctctggtgggagtgtctttaaTAATGATCAGTGAGAGCAAACAGGTTGCTTTCTTTGCCCTCTTTCGGTTTCTGGCAGCTTTCTCTGCTACATCCTGTTTTTGATCAGCAGGAGCCTTGCTGGTGCTGGAGAAACAAGTCCTGATCTCCTACCTCCCTGCTGCAATGGAACTGAAGATCAGCTCCTATGGACTGGCTATGGTGGGAAAGAAGCACCAGCACTCGCCTTAGAACTAGCAGCCAAGTCCTTCTAAAGTGCCCAGGAGTAAGTCTTCCCAGCATCACACACCCAGGATCAGCAGCCTTAAGTTCTAGCCCCTattccctctttcttcctccctcctgccaCAAGCGTGTCCTAAACATGCCGAACAGTGAGGGTGCTACAGAGGTCCTGATTGACGGTGTTTTTTGCAGGCCTTTTGGGTGGCCCCTCAGTTCCTGAAACCCTGGGTTGTAGAGGGAAGCCGTCCCAGAGATATTTGGAAAGGTGGTTGGCTTGGGTGGGCGTCAAGAGCATCTCTTCCATCCCTCAGGAGGAGTGGGCACCAGCTCCCCAGTAACCAAAAGAACTGCGGGGCCCGCGGGGCTCCACGGTGCCCGGGTAGGTGGACCTACGCGCTGCTCAGATGGGGGCGGGGCCAAAGTCACCAGCTCAGGAAGTGGTGGGCGAGGGGCTTGGGTGGGCGCATGAGCTCTTTGCGAAGACCAGTAAATGGCATTTCTTGGGAACGCAGGATCCTAGGAAGGCGCCTAGGCTGCCGTGCACAGATTTGCTGGTTGTTAAGAAACAGGTGCAAGGTATCCTCTCTCCATCACTCATTCCCAACGTGGAATTACTGTAAGGAGCTTCCCGTGCTCTTGTGAAAGGTAGAAAAGGTAAGAAGAAAACTGGCTGTTAGGCCTCTGTTAATTCTCGTGAAGGCAAGGAATAATTACCAATCAAAGGAGCTGTTCCAAATCAGCTCTAGCCTGAGAAAAGATTGTAAGCATGCCTTCAAACTTCAAAATTAACCCTCCAAATCTAGCGTCTGgtgaagttaaaaaacaaaaaaaagtaacactGTTCGTGGCAGGGAA is from Macaca mulatta isolate MMU2019108-1 chromosome 15, T2T-MMU8v2.0, whole genome shotgun sequence and encodes:
- the EQTN gene encoding equatorin; the protein is MPLNEDVNKQEEKHEDHPHNYAPANEKNGNYYKDIKQYVLTTQNPNGTESEITVRATTDLNFSLKNYKIVNATTYEKSASEEETTTNEPSHKNIPRSTPNLPAFWTMLAKAINGTTVVMDDKDQLFHPIPESDVNATQGENQPDLEDLKIKLMLGISLMTLLLFVVLLAFCSATLYKLRHLTYKSCESQYSVNPELATMSYFHPSEGVSDTSFSKSGESSTLLGTTSSDMRRSGTRTSESKMMMDISTGSDDEMH